A region from the Lolium perenne isolate Kyuss_39 chromosome 4, Kyuss_2.0, whole genome shotgun sequence genome encodes:
- the LOC127294150 gene encoding SKP1-like protein 1 produces MAAADDSKKMITLKSSDGEVFEVEEAVAMESQTIRHMIEDDCADNGIPLPNVNSKILSKVIEYCNKHVQAAKPASADSAAAAADSSSAAAPPAPAEDLKNWDAEFVKVDQATLFDLILAANYLNIKGLLDLTCQTVADMIKGKTPEEIRKTFNIKNDFTAEEEEEIRRENQWAFE; encoded by the coding sequence ATGGCGGCCGCCGACGACTCCAAGAAGATGATCACCCTCAAGTCCTCCGACGGCGAGGTGTTCGaggtggaggaggcggtggcgatggagtcgCAGACCATCCGCCACATGATCGAGGACGACTGCGCCGACAACGGGATCCCGCTCCCCAACGTCAACTCCAAGATCCTCTCCAAGGTCATCGAGTACTGCAACAAGCACGTCCAGGCCGCCAAGCCCGCCTCCGccgactccgccgccgccgccgccgacagctcctccgccgccgccccgcccGCGCCCGCCGAGGACCTCAAGAACTGGGACGCCGAGTTCGTCAAGGTCGACCAGGCCACCCTCTTCGACCTCATCCTCGCCGCCAACTACCTCAACATCAAGGGCCTGCTCGACCTCACCTGCCAGACCGTCGCCGACATGATCAAGGGCAAGACCCCCGAGGAGATCCGCAAGACCTTCAACATCAAGAACGACTTcaccgccgaggaggaggaggagatccgcAGGGAGAACCAGTGGGCTTTCGAGTAG